The following proteins come from a genomic window of Loxodonta africana isolate mLoxAfr1 chromosome 19, mLoxAfr1.hap2, whole genome shotgun sequence:
- the DDT gene encoding D-dopachrome decarboxylase has product MPFVELDTNLPADRVPAGLEKRLCAATASILGKPEERVNVTVRPGLAMTVNGSSEPCAQLFVSSIGVVGTAEENRGHSAQFFEFLTKELPLGQDRIIIRFFPLELWQIGKKGTVMTFL; this is encoded by the exons ATGCCGTTCGTGGAGCTGGACACGAATCTGCCAGCTGATCGCGTGCCCGCGGGGCTGGAGAAACGGCTCTGCGCGGCTACAGCCTCCATCCTGGGCAAACCCGAGGAG CGCGTGAACGTGACGGTGCGGCCCGGCCTGGCCATGACGGTAAACGGTTCCTCAGAGCCCTGTGCACAGCTGTTCGTGTCGTCCATCGGTGTAGTGGGCACTGCCGAGGAGAACCGCGGACACAGCGCCCAGTTCTTCGAGTTCCTTACCAAGGAGCTGCCCCTGGGCCAGGACCG GATAATTATCCGCTTTTTCCCCCTGGAGCTCTGGCAGATTGGCAAGAAAGGGACAGTCATGACTTTCTTATGA